In Streptomyces sp. NBC_00704, a genomic segment contains:
- a CDS encoding DUF6584 family protein, translating to MPVRETLARVDADLAAGRIPVARQRLRGLVSSYPHDLTLRRRLAEVYRLYGDAAEAGRWMYLESDRNADENAAFEARYRSPWQRMKALAWQDSETKAPTAFAAEQLVAVRTACAEESGHPVHWEDPASYRDDPEGGHEAPAKPWTIGGVLAGLGCLTAALVFLAIWVNGLVALFT from the coding sequence ATGCCCGTGAGAGAGACCCTTGCCCGAGTGGACGCGGACCTGGCCGCCGGCCGGATCCCCGTCGCGCGCCAGCGCCTGCGCGGCCTCGTCTCGTCGTACCCGCACGACCTGACGCTTCGTAGACGTCTGGCCGAGGTCTACCGGCTCTACGGCGACGCCGCCGAGGCCGGACGCTGGATGTACCTCGAAAGCGACCGCAACGCCGACGAGAACGCCGCCTTCGAGGCGCGGTACCGCTCTCCCTGGCAGCGAATGAAGGCCCTCGCCTGGCAGGATTCCGAGACGAAGGCCCCGACGGCTTTCGCGGCGGAGCAACTGGTCGCGGTACGGACCGCTTGCGCCGAGGAGTCGGGCCACCCCGTCCACTGGGAAGACCCGGCCTCCTACCGGGACGACCCGGAGGGCGGCCACGAGGCGCCGGCCAAGCCATGGACGATCGGCGGCGTGCTGGCAGGCCTCGGCTGCCTGACGGCGGCCCTCGTGTTCCTGGCGATCTGGGTGAACGGCCTGGTGGCTCTCTTCACCTGA
- a CDS encoding 4'-phosphopantetheinyl transferase superfamily protein, giving the protein MPVPVHVWWAALADARPGLLALLDPVERRRHDATVDPADRGRFLVGCALSRIALAGPLGMPAADVPLRRVCPRCGGPHGKVRLEPPPRGGPWPDFSVAHSGTVIGVAVCENGRVGLDVEDADLGLDVDTAARVALAAPELAALHRRPPAARKAAFLRTWTRKEAVLKALGVGLGVPLRALQLSDPEHPPTVLTWPGQLAPASAAPPHMTLTDLLAHGTHPAAVAVTNSGAPATEGDEAPPDGVHITLRDGSAALAEYLRTRDWKTMAPDTAREA; this is encoded by the coding sequence GTGCCCGTGCCCGTGCACGTGTGGTGGGCCGCTCTGGCCGACGCCCGTCCAGGACTCCTGGCGCTGCTCGACCCGGTGGAGCGCCGCCGCCACGACGCGACCGTCGACCCGGCGGACCGCGGACGGTTCCTGGTGGGCTGTGCGCTGAGCCGGATCGCCCTGGCCGGACCGCTGGGCATGCCGGCGGCGGACGTCCCCCTGCGCCGCGTGTGCCCGCGCTGCGGCGGCCCGCACGGCAAGGTCCGTCTGGAACCGCCGCCGCGGGGCGGACCGTGGCCCGACTTCTCCGTCGCGCACAGCGGTACGGTCATCGGCGTCGCCGTCTGCGAGAACGGGCGCGTGGGCCTCGACGTCGAGGACGCGGACCTCGGCCTCGACGTGGACACGGCCGCCCGCGTCGCCCTCGCCGCCCCCGAACTGGCCGCACTGCACCGCCGCCCGCCCGCCGCCCGCAAGGCCGCCTTCCTGCGCACGTGGACCCGCAAGGAGGCCGTGCTGAAGGCACTCGGAGTGGGACTCGGCGTACCCCTGCGCGCCCTGCAACTGTCCGACCCCGAACACCCCCCGACGGTGCTCACCTGGCCCGGCCAACTCGCCCCCGCCTCCGCCGCCCCGCCCCACATGACCCTGACAGACCTGCTCGCGCACGGGACGCATCCCGCGGCGGTGGCGGTCACGAACTCCGGCGCCCCCGCGACCGAGGGCGACGAGGCGCCGCCGGACGGCGTGCACATCACCCTGCGCGACGGCTCGGCCGCACTCGCCGAGTACCTCCGGACCCGGGACTGGAAAACGATGGCACCGGACACGGCACGGGAGGCGTGA
- a CDS encoding S-adenosylmethionine decarboxylase family protein — protein MTNSSSLATEGINVDDLCSYAVDVWVSDHSILTDEERLLQVLRTAAEKGNATVLGEASHVFPNGAVTAILLLSASHLSIHTWPEFSLANVDLLAYGRLNGERMMQSVELGLSPTRINVTRMLRAVH, from the coding sequence ATGACCAACTCCTCCAGCCTCGCCACCGAAGGCATAAACGTCGACGACCTCTGCTCTTATGCGGTCGACGTTTGGGTGAGCGACCACAGCATCCTGACCGACGAGGAGCGCCTCCTCCAGGTGCTGCGCACGGCCGCCGAAAAGGGAAACGCCACGGTGCTCGGCGAGGCGTCGCACGTTTTCCCGAACGGCGCCGTCACCGCGATTCTCCTGCTTTCCGCCTCGCACCTGAGCATTCACACCTGGCCCGAATTCAGCCTGGCGAACGTGGACCTCCTCGCCTACGGCCGGCTGAACGGCGAGCGCATGATGCAGAGCGTGGAACTCGGCCTCTCGCCGACGCGCATCAACGTGACGCGCATGCTGCGCGCCGTGCACTGA